A genomic stretch from Marinobacter fonticola includes:
- the prfA gene encoding peptide chain release factor 1 has product MKSSIKNKLDRLNDRFEEVNALLSDQSVIADQERFRALSKEFAEIEPVVHCYRAYLKAGEDRTEAQELVRDGDADMRAMAEEEVEAASERQAALDEELQRLMMPKDPDDGKNAFLEIRAGTGGDEAALFAGNLFRMYSRFAESRGWRVEVISESPGEHGGYKEIISRVAGNQVYGALKFESGAHRVQRVPETESQGRIHTSACTVAVMPEADESEAIEISKSDLRVDTFRASGAGGQHVNKTDSAIRLTHLPTGIVVECQDERSQHKNRAKAMSLLMAKLQSAETERQQQSEAAQRKSLVGSGDRSERIRTYNFPQGRVTDHRINLTLYKLDEVIAGDLSSVIGPLQQERQAELLASQADE; this is encoded by the coding sequence ATGAAATCTTCGATCAAGAACAAACTCGATCGGCTCAATGACCGCTTCGAGGAAGTCAACGCGTTACTCAGCGACCAGTCGGTGATTGCCGACCAGGAGCGTTTTCGCGCGTTGTCCAAAGAATTCGCCGAGATTGAGCCGGTCGTGCATTGCTATCGGGCTTACCTGAAAGCCGGTGAGGACAGGACCGAGGCTCAGGAGCTGGTGCGCGACGGCGATGCCGATATGCGCGCTATGGCCGAGGAAGAGGTGGAGGCTGCCTCCGAACGGCAGGCGGCGTTGGACGAAGAACTGCAGCGTTTGATGATGCCGAAGGACCCGGATGACGGAAAAAACGCCTTCCTGGAAATTCGTGCGGGTACCGGTGGTGACGAGGCCGCGCTGTTTGCCGGCAATCTGTTCCGTATGTACAGCCGTTTTGCCGAGAGCCGTGGCTGGCGGGTGGAAGTGATCAGCGAGAGTCCGGGTGAACATGGCGGTTACAAGGAAATCATTTCCCGGGTGGCGGGAAACCAAGTCTATGGCGCTTTAAAATTCGAGTCCGGTGCGCACCGGGTGCAACGCGTGCCTGAAACCGAATCCCAGGGGCGTATCCATACCTCCGCCTGTACCGTCGCCGTTATGCCGGAGGCGGATGAGTCCGAAGCCATCGAGATCAGCAAGTCGGACCTGAGGGTGGACACGTTCCGCGCGTCGGGCGCTGGCGGTCAGCACGTCAACAAGACCGATTCCGCGATTCGCCTGACCCACTTGCCCACGGGCATCGTGGTGGAGTGCCAGGATGAACGCTCCCAGCACAAGAACCGCGCCAAGGCCATGAGCCTGCTGATGGCCAAGCTGCAAAGCGCCGAGACCGAGCGCCAGCAGCAATCCGAGGCGGCCCAGCGCAAGAGTCTTGTCGGTAGTGGCGACCGTTCCGAGCGCATCCGCACCTATAATTTTCCCCAGGGCCGGGTAACCGACCACCGCATCAATCTGACCCTTTACAAGCTGGATGAGGTGATCGCCGGCGACCTATCTTCGGTGATCGGTCCGCTTCAGCAGGAGCGTCAGGCCGAACTGCTGGCCAGCCAGGCGGATGAATAA
- the prmC gene encoding peptide chain release factor N(5)-glutamine methyltransferase → MNKTRSTVVGALADAAARIGGDSPRLDAELLLAAVLDRTTTWFRTWPDHVIDMRDMDAFERLVAQRVAGRPVAHLLEHQGFWRFSLQVSEHTLIPRPDTECLVEAALELPLPAAARVLDLGTGTGAIALALASERPDWAIIATDAVEDAVLLARGNAKRLALPVTVRKSDWFRDLTPSRFDLIVSNPPYIAEHDRHLGEGDVRFEPASALVSGVDGLDAIREIAAQAPDWLAGGGWLMVEHGYEQGEPVRHLFNKAGFHAVETRQDYGRNDRFTLGRRPAEEKANGRDGC, encoded by the coding sequence ATGAATAAAACCCGCTCGACCGTTGTCGGTGCCTTGGCCGATGCCGCGGCCAGGATTGGCGGAGACAGCCCGAGGCTGGATGCCGAGTTGCTGTTGGCGGCTGTGCTGGATCGTACGACAACGTGGTTCAGGACCTGGCCGGACCACGTTATCGATATGCGCGATATGGACGCCTTCGAACGCTTGGTCGCGCAGCGCGTTGCAGGCCGTCCGGTAGCGCATCTTCTCGAGCATCAGGGTTTTTGGCGTTTTTCGCTTCAGGTCAGTGAGCATACCCTTATTCCGCGTCCGGATACCGAGTGCTTGGTCGAGGCCGCGCTCGAACTGCCTCTCCCGGCTGCGGCAAGGGTGCTCGACCTGGGCACCGGCACTGGCGCCATTGCCCTGGCGTTGGCCAGCGAACGGCCGGATTGGGCGATTATTGCGACGGATGCCGTCGAAGACGCCGTCTTGCTGGCCCGGGGCAATGCGAAGCGTCTCGCGCTGCCTGTAACGGTCCGCAAGAGTGATTGGTTTCGGGATTTGACGCCTTCCCGCTTCGATCTCATTGTGAGTAATCCCCCCTACATCGCCGAGCATGATCGTCATTTGGGGGAAGGCGATGTGCGCTTCGAACCGGCGTCAGCGCTGGTGTCCGGTGTCGATGGTCTGGATGCTATTCGCGAGATCGCCGCCCAAGCGCCGGATTGGCTGGCTGGCGGGGGATGGTTGATGGTTGAACACGGCTATGAGCAGGGGGAGCCAGTAAGGCACTTGTTCAACAAGGCCGGATTCCACGCAGTGGAAACGCGCCAGGATTACGGGCGTAACGATCGGTTTACCCTGGGCCGAAGGCCAGCGGAAGAAAAGGCAAACGGGAGAGACGGATGCTGA
- the ispE gene encoding 4-(cytidine 5'-diphospho)-2-C-methyl-D-erythritol kinase, translated as MTFALPAPAKLNLFLHITGRRSDGYHELQTLFQFLDYGDDLQFEPTTEPGEIRLEPALPSVPSENNLIVRAARLLQEESDRLLAGVRITLNKRLPMGGGLGGGSSDAATALLGLNRLWALGLSIDRLAALGLKLGADVPVFVRGFAAFAEGVGEILTPVDPPEDWFVVLKPDCEINTGLIFSQEGLTRDTPRIKIAPAFEGDASRYRNDCEDIVCTLYPEVRKSLDWLSQFGPARLTGTGACIFGRFPTESKALEVWASKPSGINGFVTRGVNRSPLHTKLTELE; from the coding sequence GTGACCTTTGCGCTGCCTGCGCCGGCCAAGCTCAACCTGTTCCTTCACATTACCGGCCGTCGCAGCGATGGCTATCATGAGCTACAGACGCTGTTCCAGTTCCTGGACTACGGCGACGATCTCCAGTTCGAACCCACCACCGAGCCTGGAGAAATCCGGCTTGAGCCGGCGCTCCCCAGCGTTCCGAGCGAGAACAATCTGATCGTACGCGCCGCACGCCTACTTCAGGAAGAATCAGATCGTCTCCTGGCCGGCGTCAGAATCACCCTCAACAAGCGCCTGCCCATGGGCGGCGGCCTCGGTGGCGGCAGTTCCGACGCGGCCACAGCGCTGCTCGGGCTGAATCGTCTATGGGCGCTTGGCCTCTCGATCGACCGATTGGCCGCCCTCGGTCTGAAGCTCGGCGCCGACGTCCCGGTATTCGTACGCGGGTTTGCAGCCTTTGCCGAGGGTGTCGGTGAGATTCTCACGCCCGTTGATCCGCCGGAAGATTGGTTCGTGGTGCTCAAACCTGACTGCGAAATAAACACGGGACTGATTTTTTCGCAGGAAGGGTTGACAAGGGATACCCCGAGAATCAAAATAGCGCCCGCTTTTGAGGGAGACGCCTCGAGGTACCGAAACGACTGCGAGGATATAGTTTGCACACTGTATCCAGAGGTCAGAAAAAGCCTGGACTGGCTTTCACAATTCGGACCTGCAAGATTAACCGGAACCGGGGCTTGCATATTTGGACGTTTCCCAACAGAATCCAAAGCCCTTGAAGTTTGGGCAAGCAAACCCTCCGGCATCAACGGGTTCGTCACAAGAGGGGTGAATCGCTCACCGCTTCACACAAAGCTGACAGAGCTGGAATGA
- the hemA gene encoding glutamyl-tRNA reductase produces the protein MALLTLGINHRTAPLELRERVAFTPEHMGEAFSALKVAAGVKEAAILSTCNRTELYLAAEDECSETVLQWLAGFHGLDVAELAEAFYIHVNEEAVRHIMRVAAGLDSMVLGEPQILGQLKEAYAISRSYGASGSLLSRLFEQSFSVAKRVRTETAIGENPVSVAYAAVSMARHIFADLRRNKALLIGAGRTIELVARHLRDAGVPDIIVANRTLERAESLAREYNGHGILLSDISEHLAGVDIVIASTASQLPVLGKGAVERALKKRKHRPYFMVDIAVPRDIEPEVAQLDDVYLYTVDDLRHVIEENIRSREGAAREAEHLIESGAEDFLYQLRALDAVSTLKQYRYRAEQLRDQEVERALKMLRNGGDPETLLRSLGRGLTNKLLHEPSVQVRKATAEGRTEVTHWLRELHQLAPAETAKPAPADTSDAPANEMETDREAPSSRYHKPQYHDS, from the coding sequence ATGGCTTTATTGACGCTGGGTATCAATCATCGTACCGCGCCGCTGGAATTGCGCGAACGCGTTGCGTTCACCCCCGAGCATATGGGGGAGGCTTTCTCTGCCTTGAAGGTCGCGGCTGGCGTCAAAGAAGCCGCTATTCTCTCGACCTGTAACCGCACCGAACTCTATCTCGCCGCCGAAGACGAATGCTCTGAAACCGTGCTGCAATGGCTGGCCGGCTTCCACGGGCTGGATGTCGCCGAGCTTGCCGAAGCCTTCTATATCCACGTTAACGAAGAGGCCGTGCGTCATATCATGCGCGTGGCGGCGGGGCTGGATTCCATGGTGTTGGGAGAGCCGCAGATTTTGGGTCAGCTCAAGGAGGCCTATGCCATCTCGCGCTCGTACGGTGCCAGCGGTTCGTTGCTATCACGGTTGTTTGAGCAGAGTTTTTCGGTGGCCAAGCGGGTCCGGACTGAAACGGCTATCGGCGAGAACCCCGTATCCGTGGCTTACGCCGCGGTGAGCATGGCGCGCCACATCTTTGCTGACCTGCGTCGCAACAAGGCGCTACTGATTGGCGCCGGTCGTACCATCGAACTGGTGGCCCGTCACCTACGGGACGCCGGGGTGCCGGATATTATCGTCGCCAATCGCACCCTGGAGCGCGCCGAGAGCCTGGCCCGGGAATACAACGGTCATGGCATTTTGCTGTCGGATATTTCCGAGCATTTGGCCGGCGTGGATATCGTTATTGCTTCAACGGCCAGTCAGCTTCCGGTTTTGGGCAAGGGCGCTGTGGAGCGCGCGCTCAAAAAGCGCAAGCATCGGCCCTATTTTATGGTGGATATCGCGGTCCCCCGCGATATCGAGCCGGAGGTTGCCCAGCTTGACGATGTCTATCTCTATACCGTGGACGATTTGCGCCACGTGATCGAAGAAAATATCCGCTCCCGTGAAGGGGCTGCCCGAGAAGCCGAGCATTTAATCGAGTCAGGTGCCGAGGATTTTCTCTATCAGTTGCGCGCGTTGGATGCGGTTTCCACGCTCAAGCAGTATCGATACCGCGCCGAGCAGCTGCGCGACCAGGAAGTCGAGCGAGCGCTGAAGATGCTGCGCAATGGCGGTGATCCTGAGACACTGCTGCGCAGTCTCGGGCGTGGTCTGACCAACAAACTGTTGCACGAACCGTCGGTGCAGGTGCGCAAGGCGACTGCCGAGGGCCGGACCGAGGTAACGCACTGGCTGCGGGAGCTGCATCAGCTGGCCCCGGCCGAGACGGCAAAACCGGCGCCGGCCGACACATCGGACGCGCCAGCGAACGAGATGGAAACCGATCGCGAAGCCCCCAGCTCGCGGTATCATAAGCCTCAGTATCATGACTCTTAA
- the lolB gene encoding lipoprotein insertase outer membrane protein LolB, with product MVTLTLAACASVPQDPLPEGLTSQPPADWGERAEALAQLTHWELQGKLAVRQPDDSGSAVINQWRQMDEQYHLLLSSAFLGMGRTELQGMPGYLTLTLPDGETYRSSDPQALIKAATGWQFPLDSLTWWIRGLPAPEGNFELLFDDSGALAAIRQQGWDIRIDRREPFIEGYPALPARLTALKGERRIRMVITRWQEVGAQP from the coding sequence ATCGTGACGCTGACCCTGGCCGCCTGCGCCAGCGTGCCTCAGGACCCATTGCCGGAGGGGCTGACTAGCCAGCCTCCGGCCGATTGGGGCGAACGCGCCGAAGCCTTGGCGCAACTCACCCACTGGGAACTGCAGGGCAAGCTTGCCGTCCGCCAGCCGGACGATAGCGGGTCCGCCGTTATCAACCAATGGCGTCAGATGGACGAGCAGTATCACCTGTTGCTCTCATCAGCGTTCCTGGGCATGGGCAGAACGGAACTGCAGGGCATGCCCGGCTACCTGACCCTCACTCTCCCCGACGGCGAGACCTATCGCTCGAGCGACCCTCAGGCCTTGATCAAGGCGGCCACCGGCTGGCAATTTCCGCTGGACAGCCTGACCTGGTGGATACGCGGCCTGCCTGCGCCTGAGGGTAATTTCGAGCTACTATTCGACGACAGCGGGGCGCTAGCCGCCATACGGCAACAGGGCTGGGATATCCGTATCGACCGCCGCGAACCCTTCATCGAGGGCTATCCAGCACTACCTGCACGCCTTACCGCACTCAAGGGCGAGCGACGCATTCGCATGGTGATCACGCGCTGGCAGGAAGTGGGAGCCCAGCCGTGA
- a CDS encoding HesA/MoeB/ThiF family protein, which yields MLNDDELMRYSRQLLLPQLDVQGQLSLKGSQVLIVGAGGLGCPVALYLGGAGVGRLVIADDDRVELPNLQRQVAFRQSDLDKAKAECLADQVRAMNPDIHVEALTCRLAGEALSEQVQAADVVVDCTDNFSTRFAINRGCVKAGVPLVSGAAIRGEGQVSVFDTRQTEGPCYQCLYPETGNEELSCSEAGVIGPLVGLIGACQAMETIKVITGIGKSLTGRLLLLDAWRMDWREMKLARDPACPICGE from the coding sequence ATGCTGAATGACGACGAGTTGATGCGCTACAGCCGCCAGTTGCTCCTGCCGCAACTGGACGTGCAGGGGCAGCTTAGCCTGAAGGGCAGTCAGGTGCTGATAGTCGGTGCCGGTGGATTAGGTTGTCCGGTGGCCTTGTATTTGGGCGGCGCCGGTGTCGGCCGCTTGGTGATTGCGGATGACGACCGGGTCGAACTGCCGAACCTTCAGCGCCAGGTGGCCTTTCGCCAGTCGGATCTGGACAAGGCCAAGGCGGAGTGCCTGGCGGATCAGGTGCGTGCCATGAATCCTGACATCCATGTCGAAGCGTTGACCTGCCGGCTCGCCGGTGAAGCGCTGAGCGAGCAGGTACAGGCGGCGGATGTAGTGGTCGATTGCACGGATAACTTCAGCACCCGGTTCGCCATTAACCGGGGCTGCGTCAAGGCGGGCGTACCGCTGGTTTCCGGTGCTGCCATTCGTGGAGAGGGCCAGGTCAGCGTGTTCGATACCCGGCAAACAGAAGGCCCGTGCTACCAGTGTCTTTATCCGGAAACGGGCAATGAGGAACTGAGTTGCTCGGAGGCTGGTGTCATTGGCCCCCTCGTGGGGCTGATCGGCGCTTGTCAGGCGATGGAGACGATCAAGGTTATCACCGGTATCGGCAAATCCTTGACCGGCCGGTTGCTGCTGCTCGATGCCTGGCGGATGGACTGGCGTGAAATGAAGCTGGCTCGTGATCCGGCTTGCCCCATTTGCGGTGAGTGA
- a CDS encoding ribose-phosphate pyrophosphokinase: MSKLMIFAGNAHPELAQRIAQKLHIPIGEATVGKFSDGETTVEINENVRGHDVFIIQPTCYPTNDNLMELIVMADALRRASATRITAVIPYYGYARQDRRVRSTRVSISAKVVADMITSIGIDRVLTVDLHADQIQGFFDIPVDNIYATPVLLDDIERQRFENFIVVSPDVGGVVRARAVAKRLNDADLAIIDKRRPKANVSQVMHIIGDVTDKTCILVDDIVDTAGTLCKAANALKEHGASRVVAYITHPVLSGPAIENINSSQLDELVVCDTIPLGDKAANCDRIRPLGMEGLLAESIRRVSNEESISAMFE, encoded by the coding sequence GTGTCCAAATTAATGATTTTCGCCGGCAACGCCCACCCGGAACTCGCCCAGAGAATTGCCCAGAAGCTTCACATCCCGATAGGCGAGGCTACCGTCGGTAAGTTCAGCGATGGCGAAACTACCGTAGAAATCAACGAGAACGTCCGCGGCCACGATGTCTTCATCATCCAGCCGACCTGCTACCCGACCAACGACAACTTGATGGAACTGATCGTGATGGCCGACGCCCTGCGCCGCGCCTCCGCCACACGTATCACCGCCGTTATCCCCTACTACGGCTATGCCCGCCAGGATCGACGCGTTCGCTCCACCCGGGTATCCATCAGCGCCAAGGTCGTGGCGGACATGATCACCAGCATCGGCATCGACCGCGTACTCACCGTCGACCTTCACGCCGACCAGATCCAGGGTTTCTTCGATATCCCGGTGGATAACATCTACGCCACACCGGTACTGCTCGACGATATCGAGCGCCAGCGTTTTGAAAACTTTATCGTAGTATCACCCGACGTTGGCGGTGTCGTCCGCGCCCGCGCCGTCGCCAAGCGACTGAACGACGCCGACCTGGCCATCATCGACAAACGTCGCCCGAAAGCCAACGTTTCCCAGGTCATGCACATCATCGGTGATGTCACCGACAAAACCTGCATCCTGGTGGACGATATCGTCGACACCGCAGGCACCTTGTGCAAGGCGGCCAACGCTCTGAAAGAACACGGTGCATCCCGCGTCGTCGCCTACATCACCCATCCGGTGCTCTCCGGCCCGGCGATCGAGAACATCAACTCTTCGCAGCTGGATGAACTGGTGGTTTGTGACACCATTCCGCTGGGTGACAAAGCTGCCAACTGTGATAGAATTCGCCCCCTCGGAATGGAAGGACTTCTCGCAGAATCGATCCGTCGTGTCAGTAACGAGGAATCGATCAGCGCGATGTTCGAATAA
- a CDS encoding 50S ribosomal protein L25/general stress protein Ctc produces MAQEFVLEAFLRDDQGKGASRRLRREERKMPAVVYGGTKDAQSISLWHNDLKKALENEAFFSHVLTLNVDGKKESVILKDLQRHPYKPLLTHADFQRVDKDHEIHVNVPLHFLNEAAAPAIKLQGGAVNHQLNEVEVICLPQNLPEFIEVDMMDIEMDQTLHLSDLKLPKGVKVAALIQGEDYDQAVVSVHLPKGTKADEAEDAEGEEGEEKE; encoded by the coding sequence ATGGCCCAAGAATTTGTTCTCGAAGCATTCCTTCGCGATGACCAGGGGAAAGGTGCGAGCCGCCGCCTGCGTCGCGAAGAGCGCAAAATGCCTGCTGTCGTCTATGGCGGCACCAAGGATGCGCAATCCATCTCCCTTTGGCACAACGACCTGAAGAAAGCGCTGGAAAACGAAGCGTTTTTCTCTCACGTCCTGACCCTGAACGTCGATGGCAAGAAAGAAAGCGTTATCCTGAAGGATCTGCAGCGCCATCCGTACAAGCCGCTCCTGACCCACGCTGACTTCCAGCGCGTCGACAAGGATCACGAGATCCACGTCAACGTTCCGCTGCACTTCCTCAACGAAGCCGCTGCACCTGCTATCAAGCTGCAGGGTGGCGCGGTCAACCACCAGTTGAACGAAGTGGAAGTAATCTGTCTGCCACAGAACCTGCCGGAGTTCATTGAAGTCGACATGATGGACATCGAGATGGACCAGACTCTGCACTTGAGCGATCTGAAGCTGCCGAAAGGCGTCAAGGTTGCCGCTCTGATTCAGGGTGAAGACTACGACCAGGCCGTTGTATCCGTTCACCTGCCGAAAGGCACCAAGGCTGACGAAGCCGAGGATGCCGAAGGTGAAGAAGGCGAAGAGAAGGAGTAA
- a CDS encoding tetratricopeptide repeat protein — MKPVFSAVTVLLGLGLAGCAHLSDSDQAGGAAEQTAQAQEAPQTAPAEAPINYADFDQETLYSLLAAEVAAQRGRYDVTLVNYVEAARSSRDIGVIKRAMRIAQSLNGDNAQLQLANLWLEIEPDNLEAHRIAAIQYVRQKDFDLALYHMEKILAQGQDADFDDLAALSARLPAEDQQQLLKLYRDLAERHPDNREIRYGIALLLKASGDPQAAMEQLEPLIDESEQPPFQPAIVLRGDLLYQTGQQQEALDYLRYQSRRFPDNRKLGTLYGRMLIEEKQMQAAEDQFQSLKERFPDVPGLKLSYALVALENGSTDAAEQNLTELVEEGHHVDEAHYYLGRLDDEAERPEQAIAHYTQVTEGSHFLPSLSRATYLRGATGDLDGALMDLRTLRQQIPDLTENLWLIEVNTLLDLDQKADALGAATEALQDYPDNARIRYTRAMLFDEMGRVQEAEADLRQIIENQPDNAVALNALGYILTEKTDRLQEASALLEKAHSLDPENPAILDSVGWVHYKLGNMAQALDYLRQAYDAFPDPEVAAHYGEALYVNGEEDQARVIWRRTLDEHPDDTLIPATMERLGVEQDL; from the coding sequence ATGAAACCTGTTTTTTCTGCTGTTACTGTTCTATTGGGCCTGGGACTGGCGGGCTGCGCCCACCTCTCGGATTCGGATCAAGCGGGCGGAGCCGCCGAGCAGACGGCCCAAGCCCAGGAGGCGCCTCAGACTGCGCCCGCCGAAGCGCCCATCAACTACGCCGATTTCGATCAGGAAACCCTCTACAGCCTGCTGGCCGCGGAAGTAGCCGCCCAGCGCGGGCGCTACGACGTGACTCTGGTCAACTATGTCGAAGCCGCCAGGTCGTCGCGGGATATCGGCGTGATCAAGCGGGCCATGCGTATCGCTCAGTCCCTGAACGGCGACAACGCCCAACTTCAGCTCGCCAACCTATGGCTGGAGATAGAGCCCGACAATCTGGAAGCCCATCGTATTGCCGCTATCCAGTACGTGCGCCAGAAGGATTTCGATCTCGCGCTATATCACATGGAAAAAATCCTCGCCCAGGGTCAGGACGCCGACTTCGACGACCTGGCCGCCCTGTCGGCGCGTCTTCCCGCAGAGGACCAGCAGCAACTACTCAAGCTCTACCGCGACCTGGCCGAACGCCACCCCGACAACCGGGAAATACGTTACGGCATCGCGCTGCTGCTCAAGGCCAGCGGTGATCCGCAGGCCGCCATGGAACAGCTCGAGCCGCTGATCGACGAGTCCGAACAGCCCCCATTCCAGCCGGCAATCGTGCTGCGCGGCGATCTGCTTTACCAGACCGGCCAGCAGCAGGAAGCGCTGGACTACTTGCGCTATCAATCCCGCCGCTTTCCGGACAACCGCAAGCTGGGCACCCTCTACGGACGTATGCTGATTGAAGAAAAGCAGATGCAGGCCGCAGAAGACCAGTTCCAGTCACTCAAGGAGCGCTTTCCCGACGTACCCGGTCTGAAGCTGTCTTACGCCCTGGTCGCACTGGAGAACGGCAGCACCGACGCTGCGGAACAGAACCTTACCGAGCTGGTGGAAGAAGGGCACCACGTAGACGAGGCCCACTATTATTTGGGTCGACTGGATGACGAAGCGGAACGGCCCGAGCAAGCCATTGCACACTACACCCAGGTTACCGAAGGCAGCCACTTTCTACCTTCGCTGTCCCGGGCCACTTATCTGCGCGGCGCCACCGGCGATCTGGATGGGGCCTTGATGGATCTGCGGACCCTGCGCCAGCAAATACCCGATCTGACAGAAAACTTATGGCTCATCGAGGTCAACACCCTGCTTGATCTTGACCAGAAGGCCGATGCCTTGGGAGCAGCGACGGAAGCCCTACAGGACTATCCCGATAACGCCCGTATCCGCTATACCCGGGCCATGCTGTTCGACGAAATGGGCCGCGTTCAGGAAGCCGAGGCGGACCTGCGCCAGATTATCGAAAACCAGCCGGACAACGCCGTCGCGCTCAACGCCCTCGGTTATATCCTGACGGAAAAAACCGACCGCCTGCAGGAAGCCAGCGCATTGCTGGAAAAGGCCCACAGCCTTGACCCGGAGAATCCTGCCATTCTCGATAGCGTCGGCTGGGTCCACTACAAACTGGGCAATATGGCTCAGGCGCTGGACTATCTGCGCCAGGCCTACGACGCGTTCCCCGATCCGGAGGTGGCAGCCCATTATGGCGAGGCACTCTATGTCAACGGCGAGGAAGATCAGGCGCGTGTCATCTGGCGCCGGACGTTGGACGAACACCCGGACGACACGCTGATACCCGCCACGATGGAACGCCTGGGCGTGGAGCAGGACCTTTGA
- the pth gene encoding aminoacyl-tRNA hydrolase produces MAQSIVMLVGLGNPGSDYENTRHNAGALFVEALARYAGQSLRPEKKYLGLYARIQWQDFDLHLLNPTTFMNRSGQSVKALADFFKINPEQILVAHDELDLSPGTAKLKRGGGHGGHNGLRDIIAHLGTNDFHRLRIGIGHPGDSRQVTGYVLSRLTKADSAHLDNISAEIMRVLPDALNGELPRAMNALHSVRPEV; encoded by the coding sequence ATGGCACAGTCAATCGTCATGCTGGTGGGACTGGGTAATCCGGGCTCGGATTACGAGAACACCCGCCATAACGCCGGCGCCCTGTTTGTCGAGGCTCTGGCCCGCTATGCGGGTCAGAGCCTACGACCTGAAAAGAAATACCTTGGGCTCTATGCCCGCATCCAATGGCAGGATTTCGACCTGCACCTGTTGAACCCCACCACCTTCATGAACCGCAGCGGCCAATCCGTCAAGGCGCTCGCGGATTTCTTCAAGATCAACCCTGAACAGATCCTGGTCGCTCATGACGAGCTCGACCTCTCCCCCGGCACCGCTAAGCTCAAACGCGGCGGCGGTCATGGCGGGCACAACGGTCTACGGGACATCATCGCCCACTTGGGCACCAACGACTTCCATCGCCTACGTATCGGCATCGGCCATCCCGGCGACAGCCGACAGGTAACCGGCTACGTGCTCAGTCGCCTGACCAAGGCGGACTCGGCGCATCTGGATAACATCAGCGCGGAAATCATGCGTGTGCTGCCCGACGCCCTGAACGGCGAACTGCCCCGGGCGATGAATGCATTGCATAGTGTGCGCCCTGAGGTCTGA